The genomic DNA GGGTGCACACTGTACAGCGCTGCATCATACATTCTACCAGAATTCTGACTTACAACAATTCACTTGTGCAAACCAAAGCAGCAGGCAGGTGAATGGGTACTTCATGCCACCCAACCCAAACTCCCATCCCACTGATCTGACCCAAATAATGATGaattcacagaagaaacaggcGCTAGAACAACCAagtcccaggaaaaaaaaaaaaaaaattaaaaaaaaaaaaatgggcacAAACAAGGTTTTGCATCTTTTACAAAAACAAGAGGAGGATCAAACACGATGCGCTGCGCACGGTGCAGCTGCCCTCAAAGTAAGTCACCTTCGTTATTTTTATTCCCCGTTTCGGTACTGAGCTACAGCTGCAAGCCTCCCAAAACCTGACAGAACGAGATCCACGCACGGGGGTCTGTTTTTCGCCTGCTGACAGGAGGAACCCGACCTACACGCCGCACAAACCCCTGGACCGTTTCTCGCGGGCCAGCCCTCCCGGACCAGCTATTTACTGTTATTTACAGCGAGACCGGACTCGCAGCGCCCTGCCGGCGGCGCGCAGGGCATTCCCTCCTGCCCGCTGCCCGAAGGGCCGGCGGCTGCGCTCACCGCCCCGCGGGGCAGCCGGGAACGGGAGGAGGGAGCCAGCCCGGGACGGGCGGCGGCCGCGGTCAGGGGCGAGCGATCCGCGATCCGCCGGCCCGGGCAGCTCAACGGTCCCCGCCAGGCCCCGCTCACGCAACGACCGCGCCTGCGGGGCGGCCCCtttcccctccagctccccGCGCCCAGCTCCCGGGACGCCGGCCCGGAGAGCCAGcgggccctgcccgccctgcaCTAGGCCACGGGCAGCCGCTCCTgccccggggcgcgggggggacaGGCCGCTCACCTGAGCCCGCGGGAAGCTGCCGGCGCAGCGCCCGGCTGCCCGTCGCCCTGTGGGCTCGGCGGGCCGCCTGTCACGCCGGCTCCGTCTCTCGCTCCGGCCCCAGCTCGGCCACGTCCCGCGCCAGCTACTCCATAGCGACGGCGGCGAGAGCGGGGGGCGGCCGGAGCGCCTCACTTCCGCCCGCAGGCGCGGCGCTGGGGCGGCGGCCGGAAGAGGTGGCGGAGGGCGGGAAGTGATGCACTCTGCCGGCTTCCGCCAGCCACCGTTATGGCGGTTTATTTGACTCCGCGGTTCGGGACGCTCCGCAGTCAGAGCGAGCTGGAGCGGCGGGGGAGGGAAGGCGTCTCCGTCTCTCTGCTGCTGGCGGTCGCGGTTAAGGGGGCACCGCAGCCAGGGCCGGGCGTGGAGCTATGTCGTTGGGAGCGAGAGGCTGTGGGGCAGGCGCGTTTACTGTACTGCAGATGTTGGTTTGTTGTCTATTGAGTGATGTgtggaggaggagctggggactGGAGGAGCATCACCCCGAGCTgaggctgagagacctgggactgctcagcctggagaagtgaaGGCTCGGGGGGGTTCTCATCAATGTCTTCAGGTACATCTGAAGGGAGGGTGGAAAAAGGACGGAGCCAGGACTTTCTTTGAGGTGCCCAGAGGTGCTGTGGGCCCTCCAGCTTTGGAAATATTAAAGAGCTGTCTGGACGTGGTCCTGGGCTACCATCtgggtggccctgcttgagcaggggagGTTGAACCAGCTGGACCCCAGAGATCCCTGCAAACCTCAgccattctctgattctgtaaCAAATtaatgtgtatatgtatatacatacagtCTGCATGGTAATAACAAAAGACCTTCCTTGCCTGTTTATAGtgcctttttgttcttttctgttgaTTCTATGCTAGTGAGTGTGAGTCAATTTACAAGAAGGACTGATTCATGAAGTATtatctttctctgtctttgtaAAATTAAGCTGATTTCTGgagaatttttaaatacatatactTATATAACTAATTTcacagagtaatttttttttaaatgttcaagTAAAATTTTATAAACACCTGTAAAActttcatataaatattttgcagattGTGATGGTCCTTTTCAAGCAACTCAACTGTGGAATTGTTACAGGGAACTAACAATTAAAGGGTTAACCACGTAGCAAGGGCCTAGAGTTTTGTGTATTATGTTAAGACACAGAGCCTCATTGAATGCAAAGATAAGAAGTTTTACAGAACCCAGATGTAACCTGGAGGAGACGAGACAACAAAGATTTACAGCAGAAAGGAGGGCACCAGGAAACGAGACAACAAAGATTTACAGCAGAAAGGAGGGCATCAATCTGGTTTCAACTGACTTGGCAGTTTAGGTTTAAGTCAATCCAGCATACCAAACCAAAGGTAAAAAGTTCACAGTGATGAAGCTGAAGGAGCGTTCATCCAAAGACCCCTCCTCAAGACCACCAGGTGACGCTGCGCAGGCACAACAGGAAGGGGTCAAGGAGgggactatggaaatgatttcctggGACTCATTctaataagaaccgccttctcagggaaaggttatgaatatgtatagccGTACCTGGGCTTACtatgaatatgtaacaccttGCTGTATATAAGCACACCTTCTATTGTTAGAAGGCACGCGCAAGATTAAAGGAATGATCCTTCATGCGCCTGACGTCAAAtaaaacatacctgctttataaCCTTGCGAGTTGTAAAGTTTTATGACTTTATAGGTTGTAAAGTTGTTTCCGCATGTCAGAATAGTATTATTCATGCTCTTCACAGTCAGGTGGAAATCAAAAGACGTGGACAACATCTGAAAACGTATAAAAACTCTTTCATGGGCTCAAATGCTGTTGATGTGGTACTGAGCCATCTTATGCAAAGCATGTACCTAAGCTGCAATGATATTTCTCGGCTGAAGGGAGTCTGTGTTTGCCAAGCATTGATGGATCACAAGGTGTTTGAGCCAGTTGGAGCAAAGCTTTACTTATTCAAGAATGAGAAAGAAACGGAGTTTGAAGATACAAACACTAGTCTCTATAAATTTGCAAATAGCAGTCTTACTCCTCTTCTTCCAAGAAAGGATAAAGACAATCAGGGCTTGTCTCCTGAGCAAATCTGCTATCTGAAGACAAGAAGATGTTCTGAGTTACTCTGAACTATTCtgattccttttttaaaagttaagatGGGTTAACTGTAGATGAAGTTATGTCTGTCTAACCCAGGTATTGGAGACTTTTAAAAACTATGTGCCAGTTTTGAGAAATGTCATGCCTAAATCACAGATGCTACCCAATATTTCTTGGTAATGCTGAACTGCTGTGATCTGCCCTTTGTTACTTAGAAGAGAGTCTGGTGTAGCAGCATAAGCCTAGGAATCACTTGTGTCTGCAATCAGTTGTTCTGTAATCTGAGAATTAGTATGAATGACCTACTTGGTGGAAACTGGTAAAAGAAATGGAACTCAAACAGTATTTGGAATTGATGTCCTTGCCCTTTCCACAAAGCAGATATGGATGATTGGTTTTCTAGCAGCAGGATAGACCGTAGATATAATGAAGCTCTAAAGTCCTGATTTAACAGCAAATTTATGAAGTGACAGAAAGATAAATGTGTCCTGATCATATTTGTTACATATCTAATTATTTTCCCCTAAGCAGAACAAAGTGTGAAACAACACTTTCAAACTCCTTAGCATTAGAAGCAGCCAATAAAAAGAGAGTAGAGGATCTTCTTCAATCAATACATGTTCATGCATCTTTACCTCCAAAGATCATGGTTAATGAACCAACTCATCTGCTTTCAAAAAGAGGTGAGGAttgaacttttctttttaaaacttcatcATTCTTCAGCGTATCTGCTTGGGCTGAGTACCTTGTTTCTGTTAAACACTGCCCCTCAGAGTCCCAAATTTAATATGTCACTAATGACAAAATAGCCGAATGAGTGCTAAATGGGTAAATGTTAGtaataagaaaactgaaagaaacaaaacaggattATGTTTTTGCGGGATAATGCTATTCTATTAATGCAAATACCACTTCAGGAGGAAATCGCTTTTAAGATTAAATACATCTGTATTGTATGATTCCTTTGCTATTCGCTTGTCTTTTCTTGTATATAATACAAATTAGAATAGGTTACTAATAATTCTGATGTGATGGGTGAAccagatgttttcttctttcttagcCTTCCTATTTTGATTCCTTCTTCCCCAACACAGAGACTTCACACTATGCTGTtaccttgttttctttgaatgttTAAAACATTCTCGAGTGAGTAAAAACAAAGGTTAGTGTTTTACATAAGATCTTATTTCTgaggatgtttttgtttgtttgtttgtttatggcATCAGTAATAGAAGATGTCTGGAAACAGCAAACTCCACTGTGACTACTGCAGTTAATTGATGTTCCATTTCTAGAAGACATTTTGGTGTCTTCAGTGAAGAGAAAAACTGACTGCTTTGGCAAGGAACACCTGATTATATCAAATACTTTCCTGGACAGAGAGGTTACATGTAGCTTAAACTTGCCTGAGCAAGTTTTACATCTATAGAATGGTTTCGTTAgtaaatgctttatttaaatCTTGATGAAAGATTTGTGTTAAGTGAACAAAATAGACATTGTTACACTTGTAGGCAGGGGTGACATTAATGTATGTTCCTTTGACTTCTTTTCAGAAGTAGTAAGGGAATTCACAAAAAGTCTGTGTTTAGGATGGGACATTGAGTATTGTAAGTATACATTAAATCTTTAACCTCAAGTTTTGAAAACACTCCTAGTTTCTAGACCAGACACTTAACTCTTAGGTCTCTATAACAGATATTAGAAATTGAACAAATTTATTCTGAGACTTCTTGTTTGTATGTCACAGTTCCTGGAGGTGATGCTGTGAAGATATAAAGTCAATAAGGCATCTATTGTtagcaacagaaaaagagaaattaagttGTTGCACTGAAGTGACGCGAGGGTATGGACTTCATGACACGAtcaatatgatcatcatgagaGCTGTTTATTGTTAGTCACACAAAAACCTTTATACTTCTTGAACATACTATTTTTAGACTACAGCATTTATACTTCTACAGCATACTATTTTTAGATTACAGCATTActcaattattattattgtcaattgcaagaaaacagaaccttatctatttagcaaaagcaagcagtagaaGTCTTATCCATCTGGcaaaagcaaatggttcaggaagCAACTTGCAGTTACATTATTGCAGTCACACAGacctgggtgctttcctccctgcatctgcgtgagggagtttctctcctcctgctgtttctctaCATTCCtggcttacagtacacaatTACTATTTatgaaacactgggttgttcacattaggatgaccaaagtcctgtaaaaaccCAGCAACACTGAAGGATGTTTATATAATGAGAATATAGAAATGAAAGAGGCTgcatttcttcagcatttttccttaaatgttCTCTTGTTTTTGTAGTATTCCTGATTGTTGCACTTGATGTTCATCTTACCATGCACTTTTAATGAATATGTCAAGGCATGTCTTCCTCATGTGTGTATTTTAATAATGCTTATTTCTGTCAAATCAGTGCCATCTTTATCTGTTTGTGAGATTTAGGTCATTCTGTGTACCTGAAGAGACTCTTTCTTACAGTTTTTATGTATTCTTCCTTGATggagaaaatatgaatattGTTACAAA from Caloenas nicobarica isolate bCalNic1 chromosome 1, bCalNic1.hap1, whole genome shotgun sequence includes the following:
- the DEPDC4 gene encoding LOW QUALITY PROTEIN: DEP domain-containing protein 4 (The sequence of the model RefSeq protein was modified relative to this genomic sequence to represent the inferred CDS: inserted 1 base in 1 codon; substituted 1 base at 1 genomic stop codon), translating into MAVYLTPRFGTLRSQSELERRGREGVSVSLLLAVAVKGAPQPGPGVELCRWEREAVGQARLLYCRCCKVVSACQNSIIHALHSQVEIKRRGQHLKTYKNSFMGSNAVDVVLSHLMQSMYLSCNDISRLKGVCVCQALMDHKVFEPVGAKLYLFKNEKETEFEDTNTSLYKFANSSLTPLLPRKDKDNQGLSPEQICYLKTRRCSDRTKCETTLSNSLALEAANKKRVEDLLQSIHVHASLPPKIMVNEPTHLLSKRVIEDVWKQQTPLXLLQLIDVPFLEDILVSSVKRKTDCFGKEHLIISNTFLDREVTCSLNLPELDKWLFAAIECLEYFPDRFLVMVSQQLPQSTNKPSSLTTCKEILYDIIIKYYSKKKDXLATQDRDIHLGITELTDKGKTDQALEVPQFYLKLLAPNIREELHRLLTFIATAPESEGYKLQEQFDNRSVIIKTCTKFILQNKTLSKPQAELLTQFLMDNHSELFKTTLTLLELTSRRLESLLEGQDPRINSAKEHRDEQQRKELPVYSVLGARVISYLLSN